One stretch of Eretmochelys imbricata isolate rEreImb1 chromosome 1, rEreImb1.hap1, whole genome shotgun sequence DNA includes these proteins:
- the LOC144262856 gene encoding hemoglobin subunit beta-like isoform X1: MQRILPPVPHQPPSHYQRLLIVYPWTQRFFSSFGNLSSPTAIVGNPKVREHGKKVLTSFGDAVKNLDNIKATYAKLSELHCDRLHVDPENFRLLGDILIIILAAHFGREFTPACQAAWQKLVSVVAHALGHQYH; the protein is encoded by the exons ATGCAACGGATActtccccctgtcccccaccaGCCTCCTTCCCACTACCAAAG GCTGCTGATCGTCTACCCCTGGACCCAGAGGTTTTTCTCTTCCTTCGGGAACCTCTCCAGCCCCACCGCCATCGTGGGCAACCCCAAGGTCCGTGAGCACGGCAAGAAGGTGCTGACCTCCTTTGGGGACGCTGTGAAGAACCTGGACAACATCAAGGCCACCTATGCCAAGCTGAGCGAGCTGCATTGTGACAGGCTACACGTGGACCCCGAGAACTTCAGG ctcctgggtgaCATCCTCATCATCATCCTGGCTGCCCACTTCGGGAGGGAGTTCACCCCTGCCTGCCAGGCCGCCTGGCAGAAGCTGGTCAGCGTGGTGGCCCACGCGCTGGGTCACCAGTACCACTGA
- the LOC144262856 gene encoding hemoglobin subunit beta-like isoform X2, whose protein sequence is MVHWTAEEKQLITGLWGKVNVAECGGEALARLLIVYPWTQRFFSSFGNLSSPTAIVGNPKVREHGKKVLTSFGDAVKNLDNIKATYAKLSELHCDRLHVDPENFRLLGDILIIILAAHFGREFTPACQAAWQKLVSVVAHALGHQYH, encoded by the exons ATGGTGCACTGGACAGCCGAAGAGAAGCAGCTCATTACCGGCCTGTGGGGCAAGGTCAACGTGGCCGAATGTGGTGGCGAAGCCCTGGCCAG GCTGCTGATCGTCTACCCCTGGACCCAGAGGTTTTTCTCTTCCTTCGGGAACCTCTCCAGCCCCACCGCCATCGTGGGCAACCCCAAGGTCCGTGAGCACGGCAAGAAGGTGCTGACCTCCTTTGGGGACGCTGTGAAGAACCTGGACAACATCAAGGCCACCTATGCCAAGCTGAGCGAGCTGCATTGTGACAGGCTACACGTGGACCCCGAGAACTTCAGG ctcctgggtgaCATCCTCATCATCATCCTGGCTGCCCACTTCGGGAGGGAGTTCACCCCTGCCTGCCAGGCCGCCTGGCAGAAGCTGGTCAGCGTGGTGGCCCACGCGCTGGGTCACCAGTACCACTGA